A single genomic interval of Saccharothrix saharensis harbors:
- a CDS encoding alpha/beta hydrolase, whose product MEGEVLIKANTVLPARREAVTLRTADGLALVGELALPVDREPSATLVLLHPLPTHGGMMDSHLYRKAAWRLPALAGLAVLRFNTRGTRSAAGCSEGAFDHAVGERLDVAAALAFAAERGLPSVWLVGWSFGTDLALMHGCEPVVEGAVLISPPLRWSKAEHLRTWARSGKPVVCLVPEFDTYLPPAEARRRFGADIPTADVVDFPGAKHLMVGHTEEVLDAIVSAAVPEVPTPLPRTWSGPHERYQATTVTS is encoded by the coding sequence GTGGAGGGCGAGGTGCTGATCAAGGCCAACACCGTGTTGCCGGCCCGGCGCGAGGCGGTCACGTTGCGGACCGCTGACGGGCTGGCGCTGGTCGGTGAGTTGGCCCTGCCGGTCGACCGCGAGCCCTCGGCCACGCTGGTGTTGTTGCACCCGTTGCCGACGCACGGCGGGATGATGGACTCCCACCTCTACCGCAAGGCGGCTTGGCGGTTGCCCGCGTTGGCCGGTCTGGCGGTGCTGCGGTTCAACACCCGGGGCACGCGCAGTGCGGCCGGGTGCAGTGAGGGCGCGTTCGACCACGCCGTGGGCGAGCGGCTGGATGTCGCGGCGGCCCTGGCGTTCGCGGCCGAACGGGGATTGCCCTCCGTGTGGCTTGTCGGCTGGTCGTTCGGCACCGACCTCGCCCTGATGCACGGGTGCGAGCCGGTGGTCGAGGGTGCTGTGTTGATCTCACCTCCTCTGCGGTGGAGCAAGGCCGAGCACTTGCGGACGTGGGCCCGGTCGGGCAAGCCGGTGGTGTGCCTGGTGCCCGAGTTCGACACCTACCTGCCACCGGCCGAGGCCAGGCGGCGGTTCGGCGCGGACATCCCGACCGCGGACGTGGTCGACTTCCCCGGCGCCAAGCACCTCATGGTCGGGCACACCGAAGAGGTGCTGGACGCGATCGTGTCCGCGGCCGTGCCCGAGGTGCCCACGCCGTTGCCGCGCACCTGGTCCGGCCCCCACGAGCGGTATCAGGCGACCACCGTGACCTCCTGA
- the ccrA gene encoding crotonyl-CoA carboxylase/reductase — protein MQKILDAILADELDAIGSLDVPESYRGVTVHADEVKMFEGLATKDKDPRKSLHVDEIATPELAPGEALVAVMASAINYNTVWTSIFEPLPTFAFLKKYGGRHDQPFHVVGSDLAGVVLRTGPGVNTWKPGDRVVAHCLDVQLEHPDGHSDTMLDPEQRIWGFETNYGGLAEIALVKANQLMPMPAHLTWEEAASPGLVNSTAYRQLVSTNGANLKQGDTVLIWGASGGLGSYATQFALNGGATPVCVVSSPEKAEICRRMGAELIIDRSAEGFRFWKDEHEQDVGEWKRLGAKIRELTGGDDPDIVFEHPGRETFGASVYVARKGGTIVTCASTSGYMHQYDNRYLWMHLKRIVGSHFANYREAWEANRLVAKGKIHPTLSKVYSMEETGQAAHDVHRNAHQGKVGVLTLAPEAGLGVRDHELRAAHLDAINRFRGV, from the coding sequence GTGCAGAAGATCCTCGACGCGATCCTCGCGGACGAACTGGACGCGATCGGATCGCTGGACGTACCGGAGAGCTACCGGGGCGTGACCGTGCACGCCGACGAGGTCAAGATGTTCGAGGGCTTGGCCACCAAGGACAAGGACCCGCGCAAGTCACTGCACGTCGACGAGATCGCCACGCCCGAGCTCGCCCCGGGTGAGGCGCTGGTCGCCGTGATGGCCAGCGCCATCAACTACAACACGGTGTGGACCTCGATCTTCGAGCCGCTGCCCACGTTCGCGTTCCTCAAGAAGTACGGCGGCCGGCACGACCAGCCGTTCCACGTGGTGGGCTCCGACCTGGCGGGCGTGGTGCTGCGCACCGGCCCCGGCGTGAACACCTGGAAGCCCGGCGACCGGGTCGTGGCGCACTGCCTCGACGTGCAGCTGGAGCACCCGGACGGGCACAGCGACACCATGCTCGACCCCGAGCAGCGCATCTGGGGCTTCGAGACCAACTACGGCGGCCTCGCCGAGATCGCCCTGGTCAAGGCCAACCAGCTGATGCCGATGCCCGCCCACCTGACGTGGGAGGAAGCGGCGTCACCCGGCCTGGTGAACTCCACCGCCTACCGGCAGCTCGTGTCGACCAACGGCGCGAACCTGAAGCAGGGCGACACCGTGCTGATCTGGGGCGCGTCCGGCGGCCTCGGCTCCTACGCGACCCAGTTCGCGCTCAACGGCGGCGCCACCCCGGTGTGCGTGGTGTCGTCCCCGGAGAAGGCCGAGATCTGCCGGCGCATGGGCGCGGAGCTGATCATCGACCGCAGTGCCGAGGGCTTCAGGTTCTGGAAGGACGAGCACGAGCAGGACGTCGGCGAGTGGAAGCGGCTCGGCGCGAAGATCCGTGAGCTGACCGGCGGCGACGACCCGGACATCGTGTTCGAGCACCCGGGCCGGGAGACGTTCGGCGCGTCGGTGTACGTGGCGCGCAAGGGCGGCACGATCGTGACGTGCGCGTCCACCAGCGGGTACATGCACCAGTACGACAACCGCTACCTGTGGATGCACCTGAAGCGGATCGTCGGCTCGCACTTCGCGAACTACCGGGAGGCCTGGGAGGCCAACCGGTTGGTCGCCAAGGGGAAGATCCACCCGACACTGTCCAAGGTGTACTCCATGGAGGAGACCGGGCAGGCCGCGCACGACGTGCACCGCAACGCCCACCAGGGCAAGGTCGGCGTGCTGACGCTGGCGCCGGAGGCGGGCCTGGGCGTGCGCGACCACGAGCTGCGGGCCGCCCACCTGGACGCGATCAACCGTTTCCGGGGCGTCTAA
- a CDS encoding SPW repeat protein, producing MTKAWTRWQDWAEVVIGVLVLLSPLVVETTTGAMWTMIVLGALIAIDGLASLAMPGMVYGEWFQMVLGALLFISPWVMGYSDLAGAAWISWIGGVLTVAAGAMALPLANAAHGHRIAGTA from the coding sequence ATGACGAAGGCGTGGACCAGGTGGCAGGACTGGGCCGAGGTCGTCATCGGCGTCCTGGTGCTGCTGTCGCCCCTGGTGGTGGAGACGACCACCGGGGCCATGTGGACGATGATCGTGCTCGGCGCACTGATCGCCATCGACGGCCTCGCGTCGCTCGCGATGCCCGGGATGGTCTACGGCGAGTGGTTCCAGATGGTCCTGGGCGCACTGCTGTTCATCTCGCCGTGGGTGATGGGCTACAGCGACCTCGCGGGCGCGGCGTGGATCTCGTGGATCGGCGGCGTGCTGACGGTCGCCGCGGGCGCCATGGCGCTCCCGCTGGCCAATGCCGCCCACGGCCACCGGATCGCCGGCACCGCCTGA
- the mce gene encoding methylmalonyl-CoA epimerase yields the protein MEELRGLVTAIDHVGIAVPDLDAAIAFHREHFGLEVAHEEVNEEQGVREAMLRAPGDDGTGTAVQLLAPLTPESTIAKFIGRSGPGLQQLAYRVSDVDAAADALRAKGLRLLYEAARRGTSDSRVNFVHPKDAGGVLVELVEPAAGH from the coding sequence ATGGAAGAACTCCGCGGTCTCGTCACCGCCATCGACCACGTCGGCATCGCCGTGCCGGACCTCGACGCCGCGATCGCGTTCCACCGCGAGCACTTCGGCCTGGAGGTCGCGCACGAGGAGGTCAACGAGGAGCAGGGCGTCCGCGAGGCGATGCTGCGCGCGCCGGGCGACGACGGCACGGGCACCGCCGTGCAGCTGCTCGCGCCGTTGACGCCGGAGTCCACCATCGCGAAGTTCATCGGCCGGTCCGGGCCGGGGCTGCAGCAGCTGGCCTACCGGGTGTCCGATGTGGACGCGGCGGCGGACGCGCTGCGCGCCAAGGGCCTGCGGCTGCTGTACGAGGCGGCGCGGCGCGGCACGTCCGACAGCCGGGTCAACTTCGTGCACCCCAAGGACGCGGGCGGCGTGCTCGTGGAACTCGTGGAGCCCGCCGCCGGCCACTAG
- a CDS encoding acetyl-CoA C-acetyltransferase has protein sequence MSGSVIVAGARTPMGRLLGSLKDFSGAQLGGVAISAALERAGVAPEQVQYVIMGQVLTAGAGQIPARQAAVNAGIPMTVPALTINKVCLSGIDAIALADQLIRAGEFDIVVAGGQESMTQAPHLLQKSRGGFKFGDVTMLDHMSHDGLFCAFDQVAMGMSTEKFNSRHGLTREEQDEFSARSHQRAAKAAGNGVFAEEIAPVSIPQRKGDPVLFAEDEGVRGDTTAEALAKLRPAFAPDGTITAGSASQISDGAAAVVVMSKAKAEELGLTWLAEIGAHGVVAGPDAGLHQQPSNAIRAACAKEGIDPSDLDLVEINEAFAAVGIVSMRELGLSEDKVNVNGGAIALGHPIGMSGARIALHLALELKRRGGGVGAAALCGGGGQGDALIVRVPKV, from the coding sequence GTGTCCGGTTCCGTCATCGTCGCCGGGGCCCGTACCCCGATGGGGCGACTGCTCGGATCGTTGAAGGACTTCTCCGGCGCCCAGCTCGGCGGCGTCGCGATCTCCGCGGCCCTGGAGCGGGCCGGTGTCGCGCCCGAGCAGGTGCAGTACGTGATCATGGGCCAGGTGCTCACCGCGGGCGCGGGCCAGATCCCGGCGCGCCAGGCGGCGGTGAACGCGGGCATCCCCATGACCGTGCCCGCGCTGACCATCAACAAGGTGTGCCTGTCCGGCATCGACGCCATCGCGCTGGCCGACCAGCTCATCCGCGCCGGCGAGTTCGACATCGTGGTGGCGGGCGGCCAGGAGTCCATGACCCAGGCGCCCCACCTGCTGCAGAAGTCCCGCGGCGGCTTCAAGTTCGGCGACGTCACGATGCTCGACCACATGTCGCACGACGGCCTGTTCTGCGCGTTCGACCAGGTCGCGATGGGCATGTCCACGGAGAAGTTCAACTCCCGGCACGGCCTGACCCGCGAGGAGCAGGACGAGTTCTCCGCCCGGTCGCACCAGCGGGCCGCCAAGGCCGCCGGCAACGGCGTCTTCGCCGAGGAGATCGCCCCGGTGTCGATCCCGCAGCGCAAGGGCGACCCGGTCCTGTTCGCCGAGGACGAGGGCGTGCGCGGCGACACCACCGCCGAGGCGCTGGCCAAGCTGCGCCCCGCGTTCGCGCCCGACGGCACCATCACCGCCGGCTCGGCGTCGCAGATCTCCGACGGCGCGGCGGCCGTGGTCGTGATGAGCAAGGCCAAGGCCGAGGAGCTGGGCCTGACCTGGCTGGCCGAGATCGGCGCGCACGGCGTCGTCGCCGGGCCGGACGCCGGCCTGCACCAGCAGCCCTCGAACGCGATCAGGGCCGCGTGCGCCAAGGAGGGCATCGACCCGTCCGACCTGGACCTGGTCGAGATCAACGAGGCGTTCGCCGCGGTCGGCATCGTCTCCATGCGCGAGCTCGGCCTGTCCGAGGACAAGGTCAACGTCAACGGCGGCGCCATCGCGCTGGGCCACCCGATTGGCATGTCGGGTGCCCGCATCGCGCTGCACCTGGCGCTGGAGCTCAAGCGCCGCGGTGGCGGCGTGGGCGCGGCCGCGCTGTGCGGCGGTGGTGGTCAGGGCGACGCCCTGATCGTCCGCGTGCCTAAGGTCTAG
- a CDS encoding chromosome segregation protein → MGLADDRDLVPLGSGFDIVKRGYDRAQVEDHLERLDSDLRLLAADRDAAVSQTNDLARQLEAARSEIAELRGQVERLSLPPTTLEGLSERLQRMLRLAQDEANEIKARAEAEGGHIRAKAEADAGVLRTRYEKLIAELDQRRADMEAEHRGVLETARAEADRIVGEARAEATRLDEESLQRRTTVEEDFEIAMAARRVESMKTLAEQEASSKAEAERRVREATEEAARVRAQIAQEQAASSAEAQRLVREATEEANRRRHDSISEATARVQEATDEANRRVREATEEANRRVTQATQKVDALRQLRNRLSQQLHAVSSALHDVTPLLDPLDEERPAPTPAAAPTPAPTPAAAPTSGTGSGVSPAKPTSTPAPPADTSKPGPDGPTQKIARPKPQPTKR, encoded by the coding sequence ATGGGCCTCGCCGACGACCGTGACCTCGTCCCCCTGGGATCCGGCTTCGACATCGTCAAGCGCGGGTACGACCGCGCCCAGGTCGAGGACCACCTGGAACGCCTCGACTCCGACCTGCGCCTGCTCGCGGCCGACCGGGACGCGGCGGTGTCGCAGACCAACGACCTGGCCCGGCAGCTCGAGGCGGCCCGGTCGGAGATCGCGGAGCTGCGCGGCCAGGTGGAGCGGCTGTCGCTGCCGCCGACCACGCTGGAGGGGCTGAGCGAGCGGTTGCAGCGGATGCTGCGGCTCGCGCAGGACGAGGCCAACGAGATCAAGGCGCGGGCCGAGGCCGAGGGCGGGCACATCCGCGCCAAGGCCGAGGCCGACGCGGGGGTGCTGCGCACCCGGTACGAGAAGCTGATCGCCGAGCTCGACCAGCGGCGCGCCGACATGGAGGCCGAGCACCGGGGCGTGCTGGAGACGGCACGGGCCGAGGCCGACCGGATCGTGGGCGAGGCGCGGGCCGAGGCGACCCGGTTGGACGAGGAGTCGCTGCAGCGCCGGACCACGGTCGAGGAGGACTTCGAGATCGCGATGGCGGCCCGGCGGGTCGAGTCGATGAAGACGCTGGCCGAGCAGGAGGCGTCGTCGAAGGCCGAGGCCGAGCGCCGGGTGCGGGAGGCGACCGAGGAAGCCGCGCGGGTGCGCGCCCAGATCGCGCAGGAGCAGGCCGCGTCGAGCGCCGAGGCGCAGCGCCTGGTGCGCGAGGCGACGGAGGAGGCCAACCGCCGTCGGCACGACTCGATCAGCGAGGCCACCGCGCGCGTGCAGGAGGCGACCGACGAGGCGAACCGCCGGGTCCGGGAGGCGACGGAAGAAGCGAACCGCCGCGTCACCCAGGCCACCCAGAAGGTGGACGCCCTGCGCCAACTCCGCAACCGCCTGTCCCAGCAACTGCACGCCGTGAGCTCCGCCCTGCACGACGTCACCCCTCTGCTGGACCCCCTGGACGAGGAACGCCCCGCCCCCACCCCGGCCGCCGCCCCCACCCCGGCCCCGACCCCGGCCGCCGCTCCGACCTCCGGCACGGGCTCGGGCGTGAGCCCCGCCAAGCCGACCTCCACCCCGGCTCCCCCCGCGGACACCTCCAAGCCGGGCCCCGACGGCCCCACCCAGAAGATCGCGCGCCCCAAACCCCAACCAACCAAGCGCTGA
- a CDS encoding DUF3558 family protein, translating into MRRVVISLLVAAFGLTSACAYTVNGTPVAEQVLDVDPPFTSAKPTPTGSADPSDEPTGDVEDICALMGWKDLPYDVPDKSAKPTETGYDDAFDQSCKWQTSVGSLDVGVTLRFREGRAITLEQSNGEFDLGDRKVTYFDRTTDTSVQPSCVLVMDYAGGGLGIIVIDGSARYGAICDQGKKVAEVLLAKEPNG; encoded by the coding sequence ATGCGGCGTGTGGTGATCTCGCTCCTGGTGGCGGCGTTCGGTCTGACGAGCGCCTGCGCGTACACGGTCAACGGCACCCCGGTGGCGGAGCAGGTGCTCGACGTCGACCCGCCGTTCACGTCGGCCAAGCCCACCCCGACGGGGTCCGCGGACCCGTCCGACGAGCCCACCGGCGACGTCGAGGACATCTGCGCGTTGATGGGGTGGAAGGACCTGCCCTACGACGTGCCGGACAAGAGCGCCAAGCCGACGGAGACCGGCTACGACGACGCGTTCGACCAGTCGTGCAAGTGGCAGACCTCCGTCGGCTCGCTCGACGTCGGCGTGACGCTGCGGTTCCGCGAGGGGCGCGCGATCACGCTGGAGCAGAGCAACGGCGAGTTCGACCTCGGCGACCGGAAGGTCACCTACTTCGACCGGACCACGGACACGTCCGTGCAGCCGTCGTGCGTGCTGGTGATGGACTACGCCGGGGGCGGGCTCGGGATCATCGTGATCGACGGGTCCGCCCGGTACGGCGCCATCTGCGACCAGGGCAAGAAGGTCGCCGAGGTGCTGCTGGCGAAGGAGCCCAACGGCTGA
- the meaB gene encoding methylmalonyl Co-A mutase-associated GTPase MeaB, with the protein MTRTVDVAELVDRAREGQPRAVARLISLVEDAGPQLREVAGALAPFCGNAQVIGLTGAPGVGKSTSTSALVTAYRRRGKRVGVLAVDPSSPFSGGALLGDRVRMGEHATDPGVFIRSMATRGHLGGLSWATPQALRVLDAAGCDVVLVETVGVGQSEVEVVSLADTTVVLLAPGMGDGIQAAKAGILEIADVFVVNKADRDGADRTARDLKHVISLGRREREGASWRPPVVKTVASRAEGLDDVVDAIDEHRAWLVGRGELDRRRATRAAGEIEAIALERLRSRIGGLRGASALETLAKRVVAGELDPYAAADRLVEGVGV; encoded by the coding sequence GTGACCCGCACCGTTGACGTAGCCGAGCTGGTCGACCGCGCGCGCGAGGGACAACCGCGCGCGGTCGCCCGGCTGATCTCGCTGGTGGAGGACGCCGGCCCGCAGCTGCGCGAGGTGGCGGGCGCACTGGCCCCGTTCTGCGGGAACGCGCAGGTCATCGGCTTGACCGGCGCGCCGGGGGTGGGCAAGTCCACGTCCACGTCCGCCCTGGTCACGGCCTACCGCAGGCGTGGCAAGCGGGTCGGGGTGCTGGCCGTGGACCCGTCGTCGCCGTTCTCCGGCGGCGCGCTGCTCGGCGACCGGGTGCGGATGGGCGAGCACGCCACCGACCCCGGCGTGTTCATCCGGTCCATGGCCACCCGCGGCCACCTGGGAGGGCTGTCCTGGGCGACGCCGCAGGCGCTGCGCGTGCTCGACGCGGCGGGCTGCGACGTCGTGCTGGTCGAGACGGTCGGCGTGGGCCAGTCCGAGGTCGAGGTCGTGTCGCTGGCCGACACCACGGTCGTGCTGCTCGCGCCCGGCATGGGCGACGGCATCCAGGCCGCCAAGGCGGGCATCCTGGAGATCGCCGACGTGTTCGTGGTCAACAAAGCCGACCGGGACGGCGCCGACCGGACCGCCCGTGACCTCAAGCACGTGATCTCCCTCGGCCGCCGCGAGCGCGAGGGCGCGTCGTGGCGGCCGCCCGTGGTGAAGACCGTCGCGTCACGCGCCGAAGGGCTGGACGACGTCGTGGACGCGATCGACGAACACCGCGCGTGGCTCGTCGGACGCGGTGAGCTGGACCGACGTCGCGCGACCAGGGCCGCGGGCGAGATCGAGGCCATCGCGCTGGAGCGGCTGCGTTCCCGGATCGGCGGCTTGCGCGGCGCGTCCGCGCTCGAAACCCTGGCCAAACGGGTCGTGGCGGGTGAGCTGGACCCCTACGCTGCGGCTGATCGACTGGTCGAGGGGGTGGGGGTATGA
- a CDS encoding TetR/AcrR family transcriptional regulator produces MVEDSSARERILRAAEELFAESGFDATPTSRIAERAEVPKGLVHYYFRRKADLLAALVQRLPDGTVDAHRVVVVGDIAESLRRLVAALDARLDASPLLSHLLWREADTHKAVRDALHERYRSVARQIRNVILAAGGAAVAAKDVDSASALLALAVSYRHSVARHAPDDDRMDLELSFVAAALERP; encoded by the coding sequence GTGGTTGAGGACTCGTCGGCCCGGGAGCGGATCCTGCGAGCGGCCGAGGAGTTGTTCGCCGAGTCGGGTTTCGACGCGACGCCGACCTCGCGCATCGCCGAACGGGCCGAGGTGCCCAAGGGGCTCGTGCACTACTACTTCCGCCGCAAGGCCGACCTGCTGGCGGCCCTCGTGCAGCGGCTGCCGGACGGCACCGTCGACGCGCACCGCGTCGTGGTCGTCGGCGACATCGCGGAGAGCCTGCGCCGGCTCGTCGCCGCGCTGGACGCCCGGCTCGACGCGTCACCCCTGCTCAGCCACCTGCTGTGGCGCGAGGCCGACACGCACAAGGCGGTCCGCGACGCGCTGCACGAGCGCTACCGGTCGGTGGCTCGGCAGATCCGCAACGTCATCCTGGCCGCGGGCGGGGCGGCGGTGGCCGCGAAGGACGTCGACAGCGCGTCCGCGCTGCTCGCGCTCGCGGTCAGCTACCGGCACTCGGTGGCCAGGCACGCGCCGGACGACGATCGGATGGACCTGGAGTTGTCGTTCGTGGCCGCCGCCCTGGAACGGCCTTGA
- a CDS encoding 3-hydroxyacyl-CoA dehydrogenase family protein, with protein MTRQFNTVGIVGLGTMGAGIAEVLARTGITVVAVDVDEAGLARGRGHLDHSTDRAVAGGKLSAAERDATLGRISYATSLDALAGVDLVVEAVPERIELKAAVFAELDRICGPDTVFASNTSSLSITEIGVHTGRPGKVVGLHFFNPAPVLKLVEVIRTVVTEPDVVTDVVAFAEGLGKTPVVIGDRAGFIANALLFGYLNHAVRMYESRYATREDLDAAMRYGCGYPMGPLAVLDLIGLDTAYEILDTMYHQSRNRLHAPAPLLKQMITAGLLGRKSGRGFYTYDGPDSPVVVPDVLTPVAAAEGDVAREVQRVGVIGTGTMATGIVEVFAKRGYDVVLRARSEDKAAAAVGKVRRSLEKAVSRGKLSAEDRDATLARVTPVVDFADLADCDLVVEAVAEELPIKKAVFQALDEVCKPGAVLATTTSSLPVIECAAATARPGDVVGLHFFNPAQVMKLVEVVETISTSADVVATARRVCLDLGKVPVHCGDRAGFIVNALLFPYLNDAVKMLEAHYASADDIDNAMKVGCSLPMGPFELLDVVGLDVSLAIERTLYLEFREAGFAPAPLLEHLVKAGRLGRKTGKGFRDYEV; from the coding sequence GTGACGCGGCAGTTCAACACGGTCGGCATCGTCGGTCTCGGCACGATGGGCGCCGGTATCGCCGAAGTCCTCGCCAGGACCGGCATCACTGTGGTGGCGGTGGACGTGGACGAAGCGGGCCTGGCCCGCGGCCGCGGTCACCTGGACCACTCCACGGACCGCGCGGTGGCGGGCGGCAAGTTGTCGGCGGCCGAGCGTGACGCCACGTTGGGCCGCATCTCCTACGCCACGTCGCTGGACGCGTTGGCCGGGGTGGACCTGGTCGTCGAGGCGGTGCCGGAGCGGATCGAGCTGAAGGCGGCCGTGTTCGCCGAGCTGGACCGGATCTGCGGGCCCGACACGGTGTTCGCGTCGAACACGTCGTCGTTGTCGATCACCGAGATCGGTGTCCACACCGGACGGCCCGGCAAGGTCGTCGGGTTGCACTTCTTCAACCCGGCGCCGGTGCTGAAGCTGGTCGAGGTGATCCGCACGGTCGTCACCGAGCCGGACGTGGTGACCGACGTGGTCGCGTTCGCCGAGGGGCTGGGCAAGACGCCGGTCGTGATCGGCGACCGGGCCGGGTTCATCGCGAACGCACTGCTGTTCGGGTACCTCAACCACGCGGTGCGGATGTACGAGTCCCGTTACGCGACAAGGGAAGACCTCGACGCGGCCATGCGGTACGGGTGCGGCTACCCGATGGGGCCGTTGGCCGTGCTGGACCTCATCGGGCTGGACACGGCCTACGAGATCCTGGACACGATGTACCACCAGTCCCGCAACCGGCTGCACGCGCCGGCGCCGCTGTTGAAGCAGATGATCACGGCCGGGTTGCTGGGCCGCAAGAGCGGGCGCGGCTTCTACACCTACGACGGGCCGGACTCGCCGGTCGTCGTGCCGGACGTGCTGACCCCGGTCGCCGCCGCGGAGGGCGACGTCGCGCGCGAGGTCCAGCGGGTCGGCGTGATCGGCACCGGGACCATGGCCACGGGCATCGTGGAGGTGTTCGCCAAGCGCGGCTACGACGTGGTGCTGCGGGCGCGGTCGGAGGACAAGGCCGCCGCGGCCGTCGGCAAGGTGCGCAGGTCGCTGGAGAAGGCCGTCTCGCGGGGCAAGCTGTCGGCGGAGGACCGGGACGCCACGCTGGCCCGCGTCACGCCGGTGGTCGACTTCGCGGACCTGGCCGACTGCGACCTCGTGGTCGAGGCGGTCGCCGAGGAGCTGCCGATCAAGAAGGCGGTGTTCCAGGCGCTGGACGAGGTGTGCAAGCCGGGCGCGGTGCTCGCGACCACCACGTCCTCGCTGCCGGTCATCGAGTGCGCCGCCGCGACCGCGCGGCCCGGCGACGTCGTCGGCCTGCACTTCTTCAACCCCGCGCAGGTGATGAAGCTGGTCGAGGTCGTGGAGACCATCTCGACGTCCGCCGACGTCGTGGCCACCGCGCGCCGGGTGTGCCTGGACCTGGGCAAGGTGCCGGTGCACTGCGGCGACCGGGCCGGGTTCATCGTCAACGCGCTGCTGTTCCCGTACCTCAACGACGCGGTGAAGATGCTGGAGGCGCACTACGCGTCGGCCGACGACATCGACAACGCGATGAAGGTCGGCTGCTCGTTGCCGATGGGGCCGTTCGAGCTGCTGGACGTGGTGGGGCTGGACGTGTCGCTGGCCATCGAGCGGACCCTGTACCTGGAGTTCCGCGAAGCCGGTTTCGCTCCCGCGCCGCTGCTGGAGCACCTCGTGAAGGCCGGGCGGCTGGGTCGCAAGACCGGCAAGGGGTTCCGCGACTACGAGGTCTGA
- a CDS encoding alpha/beta fold hydrolase has protein sequence MESAPLVLLHAFPFDSRMWDGVRDLLKPITPDQRGGRRSPDLVAVADDVLRLLDERGIERAVLGGCSMGGYVAMAVLRRDPSRVAGLVLADTRAGADTDEARANRLAMAARVEAEGLGWVPDAVVGGLLGPDAGEAVTGRVRELILDQDPAEVVWAQRAMAVRPDSTDVLAAVDVPALVLVGAHDALTPPTSARELVAMLRHGEYVELPGVGHLTPLEAPDAFAAAVLDWRRRVGV, from the coding sequence ATGGAATCCGCTCCGCTCGTCCTGCTGCACGCCTTCCCGTTCGACTCCCGGATGTGGGACGGGGTGCGTGACCTGCTGAAACCGATCACGCCCGACCAGCGAGGCGGCCGGCGTTCACCCGATCTGGTGGCTGTTGCGGACGACGTGCTGCGGTTGCTCGACGAACGCGGGATCGAGCGGGCGGTGCTCGGCGGGTGCTCGATGGGCGGGTACGTGGCGATGGCCGTGCTGCGGCGTGACCCGTCCCGCGTGGCGGGGCTCGTGCTGGCCGACACGCGTGCCGGCGCGGACACCGACGAGGCGCGGGCCAACCGGCTGGCGATGGCGGCGCGGGTCGAGGCGGAAGGGCTCGGCTGGGTGCCGGACGCGGTCGTGGGCGGGCTGCTCGGGCCTGACGCGGGCGAGGCCGTGACCGGGCGGGTGCGTGAGCTGATCCTCGACCAGGACCCGGCGGAAGTGGTGTGGGCGCAGCGGGCGATGGCCGTGCGGCCGGACTCGACGGACGTGCTGGCCGCGGTGGACGTGCCGGCGTTGGTGCTGGTCGGGGCGCACGACGCGCTCACGCCGCCGACGTCGGCACGGGAGTTGGTCGCGATGCTGCGGCACGGCGAGTACGTCGAGCTGCCGGGTGTCGGACACCTGACGCCGCTGGAGGCACCGGACGCGTTCGCCGCCGCCGTTCTCGACTGGCGACGGCGCGTCGGGGTGTGA
- a CDS encoding FmdB family zinc ribbon protein: MPTYEFRCKACGSTFDVKRSMDEASAPAPCPNGHDDTVKLLSMAGLSGKADAPAGGGGGCCGGGCCS, from the coding sequence GTGCCAACCTACGAATTCCGCTGCAAGGCGTGCGGCTCGACCTTCGACGTGAAGCGGTCGATGGACGAAGCCTCCGCGCCCGCGCCGTGCCCGAACGGCCACGACGACACCGTGAAGCTGCTCTCCATGGCCGGGCTGAGCGGCAAAGCCGACGCGCCCGCAGGTGGTGGCGGCGGGTGCTGCGGCGGCGGGTGCTGCAGCTGA